In one window of Methanosarcina vacuolata Z-761 DNA:
- a CDS encoding single-stranded-DNA-specific exonuclease RecJ, with protein sequence MSETMKILYKEATKCAEEIKKHKSVHVVSHIDADGLTSAGIICTALERGNFEYTTRFVKQLDEKALDAIADENHNIVIFTDLGSGMCEQIKSHGIHAVISDHHQPQGSYQFHLNPHLFGANGSYELSGSGSTYLLASALGKNQDLSSLAIVGAVGDMQHLKMGQLVGINREILEEGVKEGTLQFKKDLTLFGKQTRPIYKLIQYSSDPYLPGLTGNEEACIEFLHTLNIHFNQEERWRRWIDLENPEKQKIVSGLIQYCLKSGIPSYKIERLVGEVYVLLGEKEGTEMRDASEFSTLLNATARYDHAEIGLAVCMGDREKAYEDARKLLAEHRQNLVNGLMYVKENGVIQLENIQYFDAGSEIKETIVGIIAGMSSTLVENRNLPIIAFAKAEGGIKVSARGTQDLIRRGVNLSEAMSMISSEVGGAGGGHDIAAGATIPNGKKEEFARKLDLFIGEQLQRKAHSK encoded by the coding sequence ATGTCTGAGACAATGAAAATACTTTATAAAGAGGCAACAAAGTGTGCCGAAGAGATTAAAAAACATAAATCAGTCCACGTTGTATCACATATTGATGCTGATGGACTGACTTCTGCAGGGATTATCTGTACTGCCCTTGAACGTGGCAATTTTGAATATACAACACGTTTTGTCAAGCAGCTTGATGAAAAGGCTCTTGATGCCATCGCAGATGAAAATCATAATATTGTCATTTTTACGGATCTGGGAAGCGGGATGTGCGAACAAATAAAATCCCACGGCATTCATGCAGTGATCTCAGACCACCACCAGCCTCAGGGAAGCTATCAATTTCACCTGAATCCTCACCTTTTCGGAGCAAATGGCTCATATGAACTGAGCGGCTCTGGAAGTACTTACCTGCTGGCTTCAGCCCTTGGAAAAAATCAGGATCTTTCCTCGCTGGCCATAGTAGGAGCAGTGGGGGACATGCAACATCTGAAAATGGGGCAACTTGTTGGGATCAACAGGGAAATTCTGGAAGAAGGAGTTAAAGAAGGCACTCTCCAGTTCAAAAAGGACCTGACCCTATTTGGAAAGCAAACCCGCCCGATTTATAAATTGATACAATATTCCTCAGACCCTTATCTTCCCGGACTTACAGGAAATGAAGAAGCTTGCATCGAGTTTCTTCATACTCTCAACATTCACTTCAACCAGGAAGAACGCTGGAGGCGCTGGATTGACCTTGAAAACCCGGAAAAACAGAAGATTGTATCAGGACTCATTCAGTATTGCCTGAAATCAGGCATACCTTCTTATAAAATCGAGCGCCTGGTAGGTGAGGTTTATGTCCTTCTGGGAGAAAAAGAAGGTACGGAAATGAGAGATGCTTCAGAGTTTTCCACCCTTCTTAATGCCACTGCACGTTATGACCATGCTGAGATAGGACTTGCAGTTTGCATGGGAGATAGAGAGAAAGCGTATGAAGATGCCCGTAAACTGCTTGCCGAACATAGACAGAACCTTGTTAACGGGCTCATGTATGTTAAAGAAAATGGAGTCATTCAACTTGAAAATATCCAGTACTTCGATGCAGGCTCAGAGATAAAAGAAACTATCGTGGGGATTATTGCAGGCATGAGTTCTACACTAGTTGAAAACAGAAATCTCCCCATTATTGCTTTTGCAAAAGCCGAAGGAGGGATTAAAGTCTCAGCCAGGGGAACACAGGACCTTATTCGCAGGGGAGTTAACCTTTCGGAAGCAATGTCGATGATCTCGTCGGAAGTTGGAGGTGCAGGCGGCGGGCACGATATTGCAGCAGGAGCAACTATTCCCAATGGTAAAAAGGAAGAGTTCGCAAGAAAACTGGATCTGTTTATAGGAGAACAACTACAAAGAAAGGCACATTCAAAGTAA
- a CDS encoding tRNA uridine(34) 5-carboxymethylaminomethyl modification radical SAM/GNAT enzyme Elp3: MKEDDYNKACREILEKVLVGEIENENQLNKAKKDVSKHYHLDSLPRNGDVITRGSAEEQAIIRDFLRRKPVRTISGVAVIAVMTSPAPCPHGVCLPCPGGPNSAFKSPQSYMGREPAAMRAIQHGFDPYTQVESRLSQLKEIGHDVEKVELIVMGGTFSARSLDYQEWFIKRCLEAMNDFTGKEWRENAWRIGKTLPYIPLEEVQKANEKAEIRNVGITFETRPDWAGEKHVDEFLKLGGTKVELGVQSVYDFVLARMQRGHGVAEIVRANQVLRDSAFKVGFHMMPHLPGSDSKLDLKGFKKLFEDSRFRPDYLKIYPTLVTEGTPLYRLWESGDYDALSDEEAAELIADIKEILPKWVRLQRIQRDIPAYQIIAGVRKSNLRQLAEEKLRERGGKCHCIRCREVGHTSLKGRKINPKDIELTVESYDACGGTEHFIAFEDLAADVLIGFTRLRFPAAPHRPELQDAALIRELHVYGSMVPIGKEAKQKEWQHRGYGKELLEYAEKIACENGYRKLAIISGIGAREYYRKFGYVLDNVYMSKVLKD; this comes from the coding sequence ATGAAAGAAGATGATTATAATAAGGCCTGCAGGGAAATACTTGAAAAAGTACTTGTCGGCGAGATAGAAAACGAAAACCAGTTAAATAAGGCAAAAAAAGATGTCAGTAAACATTATCATCTGGACAGCCTCCCCAGAAACGGAGATGTCATAACCCGGGGATCGGCCGAAGAACAGGCAATAATTAGAGATTTTTTGAGACGGAAACCTGTAAGAACGATTTCTGGAGTTGCGGTAATTGCTGTAATGACATCTCCAGCTCCATGCCCGCACGGAGTTTGTCTTCCCTGCCCGGGAGGACCTAATTCTGCGTTCAAATCACCTCAGAGTTATATGGGAAGGGAGCCTGCGGCTATGCGGGCGATCCAGCATGGATTTGACCCTTATACCCAGGTTGAATCCAGGCTTTCCCAGCTTAAAGAGATCGGCCATGATGTAGAGAAAGTGGAACTAATAGTGATGGGAGGCACGTTTTCTGCACGTAGTCTCGATTACCAGGAATGGTTTATTAAACGCTGCCTTGAGGCAATGAACGATTTCACAGGTAAAGAGTGGAGAGAAAACGCCTGGAGAATTGGAAAAACTTTACCTTATATTCCTCTTGAAGAAGTGCAGAAAGCAAATGAAAAAGCTGAGATTCGAAACGTAGGAATCACATTTGAAACACGTCCTGACTGGGCAGGAGAGAAACATGTGGACGAATTCCTCAAACTTGGAGGAACTAAAGTAGAGCTTGGGGTTCAGAGCGTTTATGATTTTGTGCTTGCCCGCATGCAGAGAGGACATGGAGTTGCAGAAATTGTCAGGGCTAATCAGGTATTAAGGGACAGTGCATTCAAGGTTGGGTTCCATATGATGCCTCATCTGCCTGGCTCGGATTCAAAACTGGATCTCAAAGGTTTCAAAAAGCTCTTCGAAGATTCTCGCTTCAGGCCCGATTACCTCAAAATTTATCCTACCCTGGTAACTGAAGGAACTCCTCTTTACAGGCTTTGGGAATCAGGAGATTACGATGCTCTTTCTGACGAAGAAGCTGCTGAACTAATTGCAGATATAAAAGAAATCCTACCTAAATGGGTAAGACTCCAGCGTATTCAGCGGGATATTCCAGCTTACCAGATCATTGCCGGAGTCAGAAAGAGTAATCTGAGGCAGCTTGCAGAAGAAAAGCTGAGAGAAAGAGGAGGAAAGTGCCACTGTATTCGCTGCAGGGAAGTAGGACATACCAGCCTGAAAGGAAGAAAAATAAATCCAAAAGACATCGAACTGACTGTAGAGAGTTATGACGCTTGTGGAGGCACAGAGCATTTCATTGCATTTGAAGACCTTGCCGCAGATGTCTTAATAGGATTTACCCGTCTGCGCTTCCCTGCTGCACCTCATCGCCCGGAACTGCAGGATGCTGCCCTGATAAGAGAACTGCATGTTTACGGTTCTATGGTACCCATAGGAAAAGAAGCAAAGCAAAAGGAGTGGCAGCATAGAGGATATGGAAAGGAACTTCTGGAATATGCAGAGAAGATAGCATGTGAAAATGGATACCGGAAACTTGCCATTATCAGCGGGATAGGAGCCAGAGAGTATTATAGAAAATTCGGGTATGTCCTTGATAACGTATACATGTCAAAGGTTTTGAAAGATTAA
- a CDS encoding S-layer protein domain-containing protein, with protein sequence MKRFAAVTLAALMLLTVFASAASAADSVEIRGPVFNGSNIDDIVGDGVTIDATQFAAFYYDIDDNVTTETLSIKNVSGNSGNVIGEGGIVYSTTIQKVDYEYEKPSLGWDNYSLLGFFADKYIPLKSNSADKLAKLVLDSDDKYTVRTGETLDLGQGYSLQAKQVDVDGEKVWLEFDKDGEYVDDEIIDVGTGDSTWDVELDDIQDEDDVVVLKVHVNQVFQGAVDSIAQIEGIWLIDYANAIKIESDDEFGDLDDVSINGDTLNITNEDSFTLTRDSINELAEGLSFKVADTPSNVLRFYLAKEITEPGTYEVRGSVASGEASWDASNFAGFYYDLNDNVETESLSVSDLDGNVIGDGGLVYQTSIKEVAYEYENEDLGWEQYPVIGFFAEEYIPLKSNSADKLAKLVLDSDDKYTVRTGETLDLGQGYSLQAKQVDVDGEKVWLEFDKDGEYVDDEIIDVGTGDSTWDVELDDIQDEDDVVVLKVHVNQVFQGAVDSIAQIEGIWLIDYANAMKIESDDEFGELDDVSISGDTLKISNSDTFTLTRDSDQEIAEGMSFKIADTSASDLRYYPFVERTAGNETTNVTGPSVGGNVTVGENVTTPTDNVTTPETPEDLNATTPEATTPEEPTEATNATGEEKEDSPGFGVVLGLVGLLGVVYLVRRNN encoded by the coding sequence ATGAAGAGATTCGCAGCAGTGACACTGGCTGCTCTCATGCTTCTGACTGTATTTGCATCCGCCGCAAGTGCAGCAGACTCAGTTGAGATCCGCGGTCCGGTGTTTAACGGCTCTAATATCGACGACATTGTCGGCGATGGTGTTACAATTGATGCTACTCAATTCGCAGCATTCTACTACGATATTGACGATAACGTCACAACTGAAACTCTTTCCATTAAAAATGTCAGTGGAAACAGTGGCAATGTAATTGGAGAGGGTGGAATTGTATACTCTACCACGATCCAGAAAGTTGACTACGAATATGAAAAGCCAAGCCTCGGCTGGGACAACTACAGCTTACTTGGTTTCTTTGCAGACAAGTATATCCCACTGAAATCCAACAGTGCTGACAAACTCGCCAAGCTTGTTCTTGACAGCGATGACAAGTACACCGTTAGAACCGGCGAAACCCTTGACCTCGGACAGGGCTACTCTCTCCAGGCCAAGCAGGTCGATGTTGACGGTGAGAAAGTCTGGCTCGAATTCGACAAGGACGGAGAATACGTAGATGACGAAATCATCGATGTTGGAACCGGTGACAGCACCTGGGACGTCGAACTTGATGACATCCAGGATGAAGATGATGTTGTTGTCCTGAAAGTCCATGTAAACCAGGTCTTCCAGGGTGCAGTCGACAGCATTGCTCAGATCGAAGGTATCTGGCTCATTGACTACGCAAACGCCATAAAGATCGAATCTGATGATGAGTTCGGCGACCTCGACGATGTTTCCATTAACGGTGATACCCTTAACATTACCAATGAAGATTCTTTCACTCTGACCAGGGACTCCATAAATGAACTCGCTGAAGGCCTGTCTTTCAAAGTTGCGGACACTCCAAGCAATGTGCTCAGGTTCTATCTCGCAAAGGAAATCACTGAACCCGGAACCTATGAAGTAAGAGGTAGTGTTGCCTCCGGAGAAGCTAGCTGGGACGCAAGCAACTTTGCAGGTTTCTACTACGACCTTAATGACAATGTTGAAACAGAAAGCCTCAGTGTCTCTGACCTTGACGGCAATGTAATTGGAGATGGCGGCCTTGTCTACCAGACCTCCATTAAGGAAGTTGCCTACGAGTACGAAAACGAAGACCTTGGCTGGGAACAGTATCCAGTTATTGGTTTCTTTGCAGAGGAATACATCCCATTGAAATCCAACAGTGCTGACAAACTTGCCAAGCTTGTTCTTGACAGCGATGACAAGTACACCGTTAGAACCGGCGAAACCCTTGACCTCGGACAGGGCTACTCTCTCCAGGCTAAGCAGGTCGATGTTGACGGTGAGAAAGTCTGGCTCGAATTCGACAAGGACGGAGAATATGTAGATGACGAAATCATCGATGTTGGAACCGGTGACAGCACCTGGGACGTCGAACTTGATGACATCCAGGATGAAGATGATGTTGTTGTCCTGAAAGTCCATGTCAACCAGGTCTTCCAGGGTGCAGTCGACAGCATTGCTCAGATCGAAGGTATCTGGCTCATTGACTACGCAAACGCCATGAAGATTGAATCTGATGATGAGTTTGGCGAGCTTGACGATGTTTCCATTAGCGGTGACACCCTCAAGATCAGCAATTCAGACACCTTCACCCTGACCAGAGATTCCGATCAGGAAATTGCTGAGGGCATGTCCTTCAAGATCGCAGACACTTCAGCATCCGACCTCAGGTACTACCCATTCGTCGAGAGGACTGCCGGTAACGAAACCACCAATGTAACTGGACCAAGTGTAGGTGGCAACGTAACCGTTGGTGAGAATGTAACCACACCTACTGACAATGTAACAACCCCTGAAACTCCGGAAGATTTGAACGCAACCACTCCGGAAGCGACTACTCCAGAAGAACCAACCGAAGCTACTAACGCAACCGGTGAAGAAAAAGAAGACTCCCCAGGATTTGGAGTTGTTCTTGGACTTGTCGGACTCCTTGGAGTTGTCTACCTCGTCAGGAGAAACAACTAA
- a CDS encoding DUF1699 family protein, with the protein MKIRVVSSKEEIDTLKLDEEIIHLAFRPSNKDIFKLILKCPEVKAIHIPSSYKKTISSSAQMYLSMQNIALLEGDVWGHRKDINEYSEISQRVFDRIQELKKEGLSDEDTIEKLVRETRLSPDFVSFIISN; encoded by the coding sequence ATGAAAATTAGAGTTGTAAGTTCAAAAGAAGAGATAGACACTTTAAAACTTGATGAGGAAATTATCCATCTTGCATTCAGACCATCTAACAAGGATATTTTTAAACTCATCCTGAAGTGTCCAGAAGTGAAAGCGATCCACATCCCGAGCTCATACAAGAAAACAATTTCCAGTTCCGCGCAAATGTATCTGTCCATGCAGAACATTGCTTTACTTGAGGGCGATGTGTGGGGCCACAGAAAAGATATTAATGAGTACTCCGAAATCTCCCAGCGTGTTTTCGACCGCATACAGGAACTAAAGAAAGAAGGGCTTTCCGACGAAGATACTATTGAGAAACTCGTAAGGGAAACAAGACTCAGCCCCGACTTTGTAAGTTTCATTATATCAAACTAA